From Bradyrhizobium sp. 4:
TCTCGGCGTCGAGGTCCTTTTCGCGCGACGCCTGCTGGCGCTGCCGCTCGTCGACCAGAGCCGCGAGCCGGGTCTGGTCGTTACGCACCTTGTCGCGGTCGGATGCGAGCTGGTCGCGCTCGGTCGCGATGGTCTTGCGCAAGGCCACGAGCTCGCCGAGCTCGCTTGCGATCTTCTCGGCACGACCGCGTAATTCCGGCACGACGGCACCGAGCAGCATCGCCGTGCGCAGCGATTGCAGGGCATCCTCGGGCCGTACCAATAGCGCCGGCGGCGTCCGCCTTCCGGCGCGCTGCAAGGCCGCCAGCACCTCGACGATGTCGGCGCGGCGTAAATCGAGCGAGCTGCGCATCGCCTGCTCGCGGCCGTTCAGCGATCGCAGCCGCACTTCGGCCTCGTCGATCTTGGTCTCGACAGTGCGCACATTGGCGGCGGTGTCGATCAATTGTTGATTGAGCTGGGTGCGGTCCTGGCCGAGCGAGGTGATCTCGGCCTTGAGCTTGGCCTGCGCTTCCTCAGCGCTCCTCTTGCTGGCGCGCGCGGCTTCGAGCTCCTGCTCGCGCTGCTTGATCGCATCGGGCGCGACGGCCGCAGTCTGCGGTGCAGGCGTCTGAGCTTGCGCGAGGCTTGCGCCCAAAATACTTGAGCCCAAAACGCCGGCGATCAGCAGCAGGTTGAGAATTGGCGCTCGCATCGCTTTAAGCAAAGGTGCTCGTTGTGGCGCGGATCACGCGCGGTGATAGGGGTGGCCGGCCAGAATGGTGGCGGCCCGATAAAGCTGTTCCAGAAGCATGACGCGGACCATTTGATGCGGCCAGGTCGCAGAGCCGAACGCGATCGCGAGCTTGGCCTTACGGCGCAATTCGGGCGAAAGTCCGTCCGCCCCTCCGATCATGAAGATAGTATGACCGGCACCTTCGTCGCGCCAGCGCCCGAGATGCCGTGCGAATACGGTCGAATCCAGATTCTGGCCGCGCTCGTCCAGCGCCACCAGGACCGATTTTTCGGGAACATGCGCGGAGATCGCCGCCGCCTCTTCGGCCATCCGCGTCGCGGTATCGCGCGCGCGGCTTTCGGGCAATTCGT
This genomic window contains:
- a CDS encoding peptidoglycan DD-metalloendopeptidase family protein; this translates as MRAPILNLLLIAGVLGSSILGASLAQAQTPAPQTAAVAPDAIKQREQELEAARASKRSAEEAQAKLKAEITSLGQDRTQLNQQLIDTAANVRTVETKIDEAEVRLRSLNGREQAMRSSLDLRRADIVEVLAALQRAGRRTPPALLVRPEDALQSLRTAMLLGAVVPELRGRAEKIASELGELVALRKTIATERDQLASDRDKVRNDQTRLAALVDERQRQQASREKDLDAENARAVALSRQVGDLQGLIAKMEQDLQSAAKAAEKAAEAARQAEAKAAANAAASAKTGPGAFKDRSRTTPAMAFAAAKGLLPLPVNGNKIRDFGGSDGLGGVQKGISLATRPGSQVTTPCDGWVVYAGPFRSYGQLLILNAGGGYHVLIAGMERISVNIGQFVLTGEPVATMGSTSQVASILATNASQPVLYVEFRKDGTPIDPGPWWAANEGEKVRG
- the rlmH gene encoding 23S rRNA (pseudouridine(1915)-N(3))-methyltransferase RlmH — its product is MRIAVIAVGRLKQGPERELAERYFERFDEAGRKLGFRELAIHELPESRARDTATRMAEEAAAISAHVPEKSVLVALDERGQNLDSTVFARHLGRWRDEGAGHTIFMIGGADGLSPELRRKAKLAIAFGSATWPHQMVRVMLLEQLYRAATILAGHPYHRA